A DNA window from Burkholderia sp. HI2500 contains the following coding sequences:
- a CDS encoding energy transducer TonB family protein: MRPLPRLHVNRPRAVALAVVAMLAACTITPPPSLHSILTIPSITRSGNLDQYRVEVAHRVAERNPSGMLHGIPQAMLRSLVVVAFTVDGSGRLVNASVYRSNGDSEAEALALASLRRSAPLPPPPSRLLDGNGRLELMEGWLFNDDGHFQLQSTASAQAQSID; this comes from the coding sequence ATGCGCCCCCTTCCCCGTTTGCATGTCAACCGGCCGCGTGCAGTTGCGCTGGCCGTCGTCGCCATGCTCGCGGCGTGCACGATCACGCCGCCTCCGTCGCTGCACTCGATCCTGACGATTCCGTCGATCACCCGCAGCGGCAACCTCGACCAGTACCGCGTCGAAGTCGCGCACCGTGTCGCCGAACGCAATCCGTCCGGCATGCTGCACGGCATACCTCAGGCCATGCTCCGCTCGCTCGTCGTCGTGGCCTTCACCGTCGATGGCAGCGGCCGGCTCGTCAACGCGTCCGTCTATCGCAGCAACGGCGACAGCGAAGCGGAAGCACTCGCGCTCGCGTCGCTGCGCCGCTCGGCGCCGCTGCCGCCGCCGCCGTCGCGACTGCTCGACGGCAACGGCCGGCTTGAACTGATGGAAGGCTGGCTCTTCAACGACGACGGCCACTTCCAGTTGCAAAGCACCGCGTCGGCGCAGGCGCAATCGATCGACTGA
- the hemW gene encoding radical SAM family heme chaperone HemW, translating into MSQAAETGARVVATFTSPGQVRLTSLPPLALYVHFPWCVRKCPYCDFNSHEWKGERFPETEYLDALRADLEQALPLVWGRQVHTVFIGGGTPSLLSAAGLDRMLSDVRALLPLDADAEITLEANPGTFEAAKFAQFRASGVNRLSVGIQSFNEAHLKALGRIHDTTQARAAVEIAAKHFDNFNLDLMFALPNQTLDECRTDIETALSYAPPHLSLYHLTLEPNTLFAKFPPVVPDDDASADMQEWIHARTAEAGYGRYEVSAYAKPNHQCKHNLNYWRFGDYLGIGAGAHTKLSFPNRILRQARYKHPATFIEQAMAGTAVQEEREVGARDLPFEFMLNTLRLVEGFPVHSFAERTGLPMSTIEPALQEAERRGLIARDFAQIAPTPLGQRFLNDLQELFLRDD; encoded by the coding sequence ATGAGCCAGGCCGCGGAAACCGGCGCGCGCGTCGTCGCGACCTTCACGTCGCCCGGCCAGGTGCGGCTCACGTCGCTGCCGCCGCTCGCGCTGTACGTGCATTTCCCGTGGTGCGTGCGCAAGTGCCCGTACTGCGATTTCAATTCGCACGAGTGGAAGGGCGAACGGTTTCCGGAAACCGAGTATCTCGACGCGCTGCGCGCCGATCTCGAGCAGGCGCTGCCGCTCGTGTGGGGCCGCCAGGTGCATACGGTATTCATCGGCGGCGGCACGCCGAGCCTGCTGTCGGCGGCCGGCCTCGACCGGATGCTGTCCGACGTGCGTGCGCTGCTGCCGCTCGACGCCGATGCCGAGATCACGCTCGAGGCGAATCCGGGCACGTTCGAGGCCGCGAAGTTCGCGCAGTTCCGCGCGAGCGGCGTGAATCGCCTGTCGGTCGGCATCCAGAGCTTCAACGAAGCGCACCTGAAGGCGCTCGGCCGGATTCACGACACGACGCAGGCACGCGCCGCGGTCGAAATCGCCGCGAAGCACTTCGACAACTTCAACCTCGACCTGATGTTCGCGCTGCCGAACCAGACGCTCGACGAATGCCGCACCGACATCGAGACCGCGCTGTCGTACGCGCCGCCGCATCTGTCGCTGTATCACCTGACGCTCGAGCCGAATACGCTGTTCGCGAAATTCCCGCCGGTCGTGCCCGACGACGACGCGTCGGCCGACATGCAGGAGTGGATCCACGCGCGCACGGCCGAGGCCGGTTACGGGCGCTACGAAGTGTCCGCGTATGCGAAGCCGAATCATCAGTGCAAGCACAACCTGAACTACTGGCGCTTCGGCGACTATCTCGGGATCGGTGCGGGCGCACACACGAAGCTGTCGTTCCCGAACCGGATCCTGCGGCAGGCACGCTACAAGCATCCGGCGACCTTCATCGAGCAGGCGATGGCCGGCACGGCCGTGCAGGAAGAGCGTGAAGTCGGCGCGCGCGACCTGCCGTTCGAGTTCATGCTGAACACGCTGCGGCTCGTCGAGGGCTTCCCCGTGCACAGCTTCGCCGAACGCACGGGCCTGCCGATGAGCACGATCGAGCCGGCGCTGCAGGAAGCGGAACGGCGCGGGCTGATCGCGCGCGATTTCGCGCAGATCGCGCCGACGCCGCTGGGCCAGCGTTTCCTCAACGACCTGCAGGAATTGTTCCTGCGTGACGATTGA
- the rdgB gene encoding RdgB/HAM1 family non-canonical purine NTP pyrophosphatase, which translates to MPDDHTTAPLSRIVLASNNAGKLREFTALFSTVGIEIVPQGDLAVPEAEEPFGTFIENALTKARHASRLTGLPAIADDSGLCVRVLRGAPGVYSARYAQRAGRDKGDAANNAYLVEQLRGVDDRRAYYCCVLALVRHADDPEPLFAEGRWAGEIVDTPRGEHGFGYDPYFYLPSLGATAAELEPAVKNTHSHRALALKALLARLAEEA; encoded by the coding sequence ATGCCGGACGACCACACCACCGCGCCGCTGTCGCGCATCGTTCTGGCGTCGAACAACGCCGGCAAGCTGCGCGAATTCACCGCGCTGTTCTCGACGGTCGGCATCGAGATCGTCCCGCAGGGCGACCTTGCCGTGCCTGAGGCGGAAGAGCCGTTCGGCACCTTCATCGAGAATGCGCTGACGAAGGCACGCCACGCGTCGCGGCTCACCGGGCTGCCGGCGATCGCCGACGATTCGGGCCTGTGCGTGCGCGTGCTGCGCGGCGCGCCGGGCGTCTATTCGGCACGCTACGCGCAGCGCGCGGGCCGTGACAAGGGCGACGCGGCGAACAATGCATATCTCGTCGAGCAACTGCGCGGCGTCGACGACCGGCGCGCATACTATTGCTGCGTGCTCGCGCTCGTGCGCCATGCGGACGACCCCGAGCCGCTGTTCGCCGAAGGACGCTGGGCGGGCGAGATCGTCGACACGCCGCGCGGCGAGCATGGATTCGGCTACGACCCGTATTTCTACCTGCCGTCGCTCGGCGCGACGGCCGCCGAACTCGAGCCGGCCGTGAAGAACACGCACAGCCATCGCGCGCTGGCGCTGAAGGCGCTGCTGGCGCGGCTCGCGGAGGAAGCATGA
- the rph gene encoding ribonuclease PH: MTSSVSRPSGRRADELRQVALTRHYTKHAEGSVLVEFGDTKVLCTASVSERVPDFLRDRGQGWLTAEYGMLPRATHTRSDREAARGKQTGRTQEIQRLIGRALRAVFDLEALGPRTIHIDCDVIQADGGTRTASITGAFVAAHDAVSKLIAAGKLTRSPITDHVAAISVGVYQGAPVLDLDYAEDSQCDTDMNVVMTGAGGFVEVQGTAEGVPFSRAEMNALLDLAQGGIAELVQLQKDVLGA; this comes from the coding sequence ATGACGTCTTCCGTTTCCCGCCCGAGCGGCCGCCGCGCCGACGAACTGCGCCAGGTCGCCCTGACCCGCCACTACACGAAACATGCCGAAGGCTCGGTGCTGGTCGAATTCGGCGACACCAAGGTGCTCTGCACCGCGAGCGTGTCCGAGCGCGTGCCCGACTTCCTGCGCGACCGCGGGCAAGGCTGGCTGACCGCCGAATACGGGATGCTGCCGCGCGCGACGCATACGCGCAGCGACCGCGAAGCCGCCCGCGGCAAGCAGACCGGCCGCACGCAGGAAATTCAGCGCCTGATCGGCCGCGCGCTGCGCGCGGTGTTCGACCTCGAAGCGCTCGGCCCGCGCACGATCCACATCGACTGTGACGTGATCCAGGCCGACGGCGGCACGCGCACGGCGAGCATCACCGGCGCGTTCGTCGCCGCGCACGACGCCGTGTCGAAGCTGATCGCGGCAGGCAAGCTCACGCGCTCGCCGATCACCGACCACGTCGCCGCGATCTCGGTCGGCGTGTACCAGGGCGCGCCCGTGCTCGACCTCGATTACGCGGAAGATTCGCAGTGCGACACCGACATGAACGTCGTGATGACGGGCGCCGGCGGTTTCGTCGAAGTCCAGGGCACGGCCGAAGGCGTGCCGTTCTCGCGCGCCGAGATGAACGCGCTGCTCGACCTCGCGCAAGGCGGGATCGCCGAGCTCGTGCAGCTTCAGAAAGACGTGCTGGGCGCCTGA
- a CDS encoding YicC/YloC family endoribonuclease — protein MIYSMTGYASATRELATATGNGGTSVSVELRTVNSRFLDLNFRMPDDVRACEPALREMLMNKLSRGKVDIRINLQRGEQSIGAGALNQSALGQLAELERSVLDSFPGVGRLRAGEILRWPGVIAESGVSADAIREAVLACGKEAIGELVVVRSREGAQLATMLLSNVTEMEAIVARITPLVPELIAKHQQKIVERLQEALGIAAPEGSSTIVTREEAAERIRQEVTMYGIRIDIAEELSRLTAHLNETRHVIEKGGRVGKRLDFMMQELNREANTLGSKAAAKELADASMALKLLIEQMREQVQNLE, from the coding sequence ATGATCTACAGCATGACGGGCTACGCGAGCGCGACGCGCGAACTCGCGACGGCCACCGGCAACGGCGGCACCAGCGTGTCGGTCGAACTGCGCACCGTGAACTCGCGCTTCCTCGACCTGAATTTCCGGATGCCGGACGACGTGCGCGCGTGCGAACCCGCGCTGCGCGAAATGCTGATGAACAAGCTGTCGCGCGGCAAGGTCGATATCCGCATCAACCTGCAGCGCGGCGAGCAGAGCATCGGCGCGGGCGCGCTGAACCAGTCTGCGCTCGGCCAGCTCGCCGAGCTCGAGCGCTCGGTGCTCGACTCGTTCCCGGGCGTCGGCCGCCTGCGCGCGGGCGAGATCCTGCGCTGGCCCGGCGTGATCGCCGAGAGCGGCGTGTCGGCTGACGCGATCCGCGAGGCGGTGCTCGCGTGCGGCAAGGAAGCGATCGGCGAGCTCGTCGTCGTGCGTTCGCGCGAAGGCGCGCAACTGGCGACGATGCTGCTGTCGAACGTCACCGAGATGGAAGCGATCGTCGCGCGCATCACGCCGCTCGTGCCGGAGCTGATCGCGAAGCACCAGCAGAAGATCGTCGAACGGCTGCAGGAGGCGCTCGGCATCGCGGCGCCCGAAGGCAGCTCGACGATCGTCACGCGCGAGGAAGCCGCGGAGCGCATTCGTCAGGAAGTGACGATGTACGGGATCCGGATCGACATCGCGGAAGAGCTGTCGCGGCTCACCGCGCACCTGAACGAAACGCGCCATGTGATCGAGAAGGGCGGCCGCGTCGGCAAGCGTCTCGACTTCATGATGCAGGAACTGAATCGCGAAGCGAACACGCTCGGCTCGAAGGCGGCGGCGAAGGAACTCGCCGACGCATCGATGGCGCTCAAGCTGCTGATCGAGCAGATGCGCGAGCAAGTGCAAAACCTGGAGTAA
- the gmk gene encoding guanylate kinase, giving the protein MTESTRDAHASHSLHGGVYPGNLFMVVAPSGAGKSTLVNALLSKDSDICLSISYTTRKPRPGEQDGQHYHFTTVEDFRARHAAHEFLESAEVHGNYYGTSRVWIEEQMKNGHDVLLEIDWQGALQVKKQFRNAVGIFILPPSLDALEERLKKRGQDEPKVITRRLLAAGSEIAHAPEAEYVVINENFERALAELECIVAATRLRFASQYARHTELFIELGIHLPHAE; this is encoded by the coding sequence ATGACGGAATCTACCCGCGACGCGCACGCGTCGCATTCGCTGCACGGCGGCGTCTATCCCGGCAACCTGTTCATGGTCGTCGCGCCGTCGGGCGCCGGCAAGTCGACGCTCGTGAATGCGCTGCTGTCGAAGGACAGCGACATCTGCCTGTCGATCTCGTACACGACCCGCAAGCCGCGCCCGGGCGAGCAGGACGGCCAGCACTATCACTTCACGACGGTCGAGGATTTCCGCGCGCGTCACGCGGCGCACGAATTCCTCGAGAGCGCGGAAGTGCACGGCAACTACTACGGCACGTCGCGCGTGTGGATCGAAGAGCAGATGAAGAACGGCCACGACGTGCTGCTCGAGATCGACTGGCAAGGCGCGCTGCAGGTGAAGAAGCAGTTCCGCAACGCGGTCGGCATCTTCATCCTGCCGCCGTCGCTCGACGCGCTCGAGGAGCGCCTGAAGAAGCGCGGCCAGGACGAGCCGAAAGTGATCACGCGCCGCCTGCTGGCCGCCGGCAGCGAGATCGCGCACGCGCCCGAAGCGGAATACGTGGTGATCAACGAGAACTTCGAGCGTGCGCTCGCGGAGCTCGAATGCATCGTCGCGGCCACGCGCCTGCGCTTTGCTTCGCAGTACGCGCGACACACGGAGCTGTTCATCGAGCTCGGCATCCATCTGCCCCACGCGGAATGA
- the rpoZ gene encoding DNA-directed RNA polymerase subunit omega: MARITVEDCLKQIPNRFELALAATYRARQLAQGHTPKIESRDKPTVVALREIAAGQVGVEMLKKVPV; this comes from the coding sequence ATGGCTCGCATTACCGTCGAAGACTGCCTGAAGCAAATCCCGAACCGCTTCGAACTGGCGCTCGCCGCCACCTATCGCGCGCGGCAGCTCGCGCAAGGCCATACGCCGAAGATCGAAAGCCGCGACAAGCCGACCGTCGTCGCGCTGCGCGAAATCGCTGCCGGCCAGGTCGGCGTCGAGATGCTGAAGAAGGTGCCGGTGTAA
- a CDS encoding RelA/SpoT family protein: MSTTPSSASADSTTEATAQSPARQYIDAVLEQSFRHLFGPTATPEQPRKHGVVSIAKLTGVLAEYLPPEEIKEVKAAFHFSDEAHLGQYRQSGEPYITHPVAVAEICAGWKLDAQAVMAALLHDVMEDQGVTKSELAERFGPKVAELVDGLSKLDKMEFRSREEAQAENFRKMLLAMARDVRVILVKLADRLHNMRTLGAVPMEKRRRVARETLDIYAPIAHRLGLNNTYRELQDMSFANFNPHRYATLEKAVKAARGNRREVISKILEAAQRAMADAKIDAEITGREKTIYSVYRKMRDKQLSFSQVLDVYGFRVVVDSPLDCYTCIGALHALYKPVPGKFKDYIAIPKINGYQSLHTTLVGPFGAPIEFQVRTRKMHEIAEAGVAAHWLYKNGSADLSDVQKRAHQWLKSLLDIQSEAGDSSEFLEHVKIDLFPDAVYVFTPKSKIMALPRGATALDFAYSIHSDLGNQCVAVKINNELLPLRTELKSGDIVEVITAPYSKPNPAWLGFVRTGKARSAIRHYLKTMRLNESVQLGERLVDQSLKGYGLALADVEPEVWEKLVQWTGNKSRQEIFADIGLGRRVAAVMAKRIEVLMSGRDADDDLPKSERHPAHHAPPVVITGTEGMSVQLSACCRPIPGDAIMGYIGIGLGMAIHTTDCRVAQRIHRRDPGRWIDVEWAPQPGRLFDVAVKALVKNTKGIFARVAADITSADANIVHIAMDEDLTHESTVLRFVIQVSDRVHLANVMRRVRTNPDVMRIMRERSTDDGAHARHDGGMRIERERQDY; encoded by the coding sequence ATGAGCACCACCCCATCGTCCGCCTCCGCGGATTCGACCACCGAAGCCACGGCCCAGTCGCCTGCGCGCCAGTACATCGACGCGGTCCTCGAACAGTCCTTCCGGCATCTGTTCGGGCCGACCGCCACACCGGAGCAGCCTCGCAAGCACGGCGTCGTTTCGATCGCGAAACTGACGGGCGTGCTTGCCGAGTATCTTCCTCCGGAAGAAATCAAAGAGGTCAAGGCGGCGTTCCACTTCAGTGACGAAGCCCACCTCGGTCAATATCGCCAGAGCGGCGAACCCTACATCACCCATCCCGTCGCCGTCGCGGAAATCTGCGCCGGCTGGAAGCTCGACGCGCAAGCCGTCATGGCCGCGCTGCTGCATGACGTGATGGAAGACCAGGGCGTGACCAAGAGCGAGCTGGCCGAGCGGTTCGGCCCGAAGGTCGCCGAACTGGTCGATGGCCTGTCGAAGCTCGACAAGATGGAATTCCGCAGCCGCGAGGAAGCGCAGGCGGAAAACTTCCGCAAGATGCTGCTCGCGATGGCACGCGACGTGCGCGTGATTCTCGTCAAGCTCGCCGACCGCCTGCACAACATGCGCACGCTCGGCGCGGTGCCGATGGAAAAGCGCCGCCGCGTCGCGCGGGAAACGCTCGACATCTACGCGCCGATCGCGCACCGCCTCGGGTTGAACAACACGTATCGCGAGCTGCAGGACATGAGCTTCGCGAATTTCAACCCGCATCGCTACGCGACGCTCGAGAAGGCCGTGAAGGCCGCGCGCGGCAACCGCCGCGAAGTGATCAGCAAGATCCTCGAAGCCGCGCAGCGCGCGATGGCCGATGCGAAGATCGACGCCGAGATCACCGGCCGCGAAAAGACCATCTACAGCGTGTACCGCAAGATGCGCGACAAGCAGCTGTCGTTCTCGCAGGTGCTCGACGTGTACGGCTTTCGCGTCGTCGTCGACAGCCCGCTCGACTGCTACACGTGCATCGGCGCGCTGCACGCGCTGTACAAGCCCGTGCCCGGCAAGTTCAAGGACTACATCGCGATCCCGAAGATCAACGGCTATCAGTCGCTGCACACCACGCTGGTCGGCCCGTTCGGCGCGCCAATCGAGTTCCAGGTGCGCACGCGCAAGATGCACGAGATCGCCGAGGCGGGGGTCGCCGCGCACTGGCTGTACAAGAACGGCAGCGCGGATCTCAGCGACGTGCAGAAGCGCGCGCACCAGTGGCTGAAGTCGCTGCTCGACATCCAGAGCGAAGCCGGCGATTCGAGCGAATTCCTCGAGCACGTGAAGATCGACCTGTTCCCGGATGCGGTCTACGTGTTCACGCCGAAGTCGAAGATCATGGCGCTGCCGCGCGGCGCGACGGCACTCGATTTCGCGTATTCGATCCACAGCGATCTCGGCAACCAGTGCGTGGCCGTGAAGATCAACAACGAGCTGCTGCCGCTGCGCACCGAGCTGAAGAGCGGCGACATCGTCGAGGTGATCACGGCGCCGTATTCGAAGCCGAACCCTGCGTGGCTCGGTTTCGTGCGTACCGGCAAGGCGCGCTCGGCGATCCGGCACTACCTGAAGACGATGCGCCTGAACGAATCGGTGCAGCTGGGCGAGCGGCTGGTCGACCAGAGCCTGAAGGGCTATGGTCTCGCGCTGGCCGATGTCGAGCCGGAAGTGTGGGAGAAGCTCGTGCAGTGGACGGGCAACAAGAGCCGTCAGGAAATCTTCGCGGACATCGGCCTCGGCCGCCGCGTGGCCGCGGTGATGGCCAAGCGCATCGAGGTGCTGATGAGCGGCCGCGATGCGGACGACGATCTGCCGAAGTCCGAGCGGCATCCCGCGCACCACGCGCCGCCGGTCGTGATCACCGGCACCGAAGGGATGTCCGTGCAGTTGTCCGCATGCTGCCGGCCGATTCCGGGCGACGCGATCATGGGTTACATCGGCATCGGCCTGGGGATGGCGATTCATACGACCGATTGCCGCGTGGCGCAGCGTATCCATCGCCGCGATCCGGGCCGCTGGATCGACGTCGAATGGGCGCCGCAGCCGGGCCGCCTGTTCGATGTCGCGGTGAAGGCGCTCGTGAAGAACACGAAGGGCATCTTTGCGCGCGTGGCGGCGGACATCACGTCGGCCGACGCGAACATCGTGCATATCGCGATGGACGAGGATCTGACGCACGAATCGACGGTGCTGCGCTTCGTGATCCAGGTCAGCGACCGCGTGCATCTCGCGAACGTGATGCGACGCGTGCGAACCAATCCGGACGTGATGCGGATCATGCGCGAGCGTTCGACCGACGACGGTGCGCATGCGCGCCACGACGGCGGCATGCGCATCGAGCGCGAGCGTCAGGATTACTGA
- the greB gene encoding transcription elongation factor GreB has protein sequence MNKAFVKESDGGDDDLDQAQPAIPAGAKNYITPAGHKRLRDELLNLIDVERPEVVRLVSWAASNGDRSENGDYIYGKRRLREIDRRIRFLTKRLDLAEVVDASRQENVDQVFFGATVDYETPDGEDHTITIVGIDEVDLDRGCVSWISPVARALIKAKIGDTVMLMTPAGPQPIDVLDVRYPAPGNA, from the coding sequence ATGAACAAGGCGTTTGTCAAAGAGTCGGACGGCGGCGACGACGATCTGGACCAGGCCCAGCCCGCGATTCCGGCGGGCGCGAAGAACTACATCACGCCCGCCGGCCACAAGCGGCTGAGGGACGAACTGCTGAACCTGATCGACGTCGAGCGTCCCGAGGTCGTGCGGCTCGTGTCCTGGGCCGCGTCGAATGGCGACCGGTCGGAGAATGGCGACTACATCTACGGCAAGCGGCGGCTTCGCGAGATCGATCGCCGCATCCGCTTCCTGACGAAGCGGCTCGATCTGGCCGAAGTCGTCGATGCGAGCCGGCAGGAGAATGTCGATCAGGTGTTTTTCGGTGCAACGGTCGATTACGAGACACCGGACGGCGAGGATCACACGATCACGATCGTCGGGATCGACGAGGTCGATCTCGATCGCGGCTGCGTCAGCTGGATTTCGCCGGTCGCGCGCGCACTGATCAAGGCGAAGATCGGCGATACCGTCATGCTGATGACGCCGGCCGGCCCGCAGCCGATCGACGTGCTCGACGTCCGTTACCCGGCGCCGGGCAACGCCTGA
- a CDS encoding porin, whose product MKKTLIVTALSGVFVTAAHAQSSVTLYGLIDAGITYTNNQGGHSSWSERSGQINGSRWGLRGTEDLGGGLKAIFVLENGFNIANGTLGQNGREFGRQAFVGLSHDQFGAVTLGRQYDSVVDYIGPLSLTGTQFGGTQFAHPFDNDNLNNSFRINNAVKYTSVNYGGLKFGALYGFSNSNQFSNNRAYSAGVSYTYAGFNIGAGYLQLNNDISGLTSAAVTNSGGAVAGDNTFVGKRQRVFGGGLNYTFGPATAGFVFTQSRVNRALGISAGASGVSNGLGLDGTFARFNNYEVNARYALTPALSLAGSYTYTAGFLDGRHPGWNQFNLQTDYALSKRTDVYVQGVYQRVSTDGLGIGAYVNGLGGASSTNKQIAVTAGLRHRF is encoded by the coding sequence ATGAAAAAAACCCTGATCGTCACCGCGTTGTCGGGTGTATTCGTGACGGCAGCTCACGCCCAAAGCAGCGTGACGCTCTATGGCCTGATCGACGCAGGCATCACCTATACGAACAACCAGGGTGGCCACAGCTCATGGTCGGAACGCAGCGGCCAGATCAACGGCAGCCGCTGGGGCCTGCGCGGCACGGAAGATCTCGGTGGCGGCCTGAAAGCAATCTTCGTGTTGGAAAACGGCTTCAACATCGCCAACGGCACGCTCGGCCAGAATGGCCGCGAATTCGGCCGCCAGGCGTTCGTCGGCCTGTCTCATGACCAGTTCGGCGCCGTCACCCTCGGTCGCCAGTACGACAGCGTTGTCGACTACATCGGGCCGCTGTCGCTGACCGGTACGCAATTCGGCGGCACCCAGTTTGCCCACCCGTTCGACAACGACAACCTGAACAATTCGTTCCGGATCAATAACGCCGTCAAGTACACGAGCGTCAATTACGGCGGTCTGAAGTTCGGCGCGTTGTACGGTTTCTCGAACAGCAACCAGTTCTCGAACAATCGCGCATACAGCGCGGGCGTGTCGTACACCTATGCCGGCTTCAACATCGGCGCCGGCTACCTGCAGTTGAACAATGACATCTCGGGCCTCACGTCGGCGGCGGTCACCAACAGCGGCGGCGCGGTGGCCGGCGACAATACGTTCGTCGGCAAGCGTCAGCGCGTGTTCGGCGGCGGCCTGAACTACACATTCGGACCGGCAACGGCCGGCTTCGTGTTCACGCAATCGCGCGTGAACCGGGCGCTCGGCATCTCCGCGGGTGCCTCGGGCGTGTCGAACGGGCTGGGTCTCGACGGCACGTTTGCCCGCTTCAACAACTACGAAGTAAACGCCCGCTACGCGCTCACGCCGGCCTTGTCGCTGGCCGGGTCGTACACGTACACCGCCGGCTTCCTGGACGGCCGTCATCCGGGCTGGAACCAGTTCAACCTGCAGACCGACTATGCACTGTCCAAGCGGACCGACGTGTACGTGCAAGGCGTTTATCAGCGCGTCAGCACGGACGGCCTGGGCATCGGCGCCTATGTCAACGGACTCGGTGGTGCTTCATCGACCAACAAGCAGATCGCGGTCACGGCAGGCCTGCGTCATCGCTTCTGA
- a CDS encoding cold-shock protein, translated as MDTGIVKWFNDAKGFGFITSDNGGEDLFAHFSEIKMDGFKTLKENQRVSFDVKVGPKGKQAANIQAV; from the coding sequence ATGGATACCGGTATCGTGAAATGGTTTAACGATGCTAAAGGTTTCGGCTTTATTACGTCGGACAATGGCGGTGAAGATTTGTTTGCACACTTTTCCGAAATCAAGATGGACGGCTTCAAGACGCTGAAGGAAAACCAGCGTGTTTCGTTCGACGTGAAAGTCGGGCCGAAAGGCAAGCAGGCAGCGAATATCCAGGCGGTCTGA
- a CDS encoding exonuclease domain-containing protein, translating to MSDSPRPSDPASEQPLVFVDLETTGGSPAEHRITEIGVVEIGPFGVSTWTTLVDPGQPIPPFIQQLTGISDEMVRDAPSFASLAPALFERLDGKLFVAHNANFDRGFLRAEFERAGFTFNPDVLCTVRLSKALFPRESRHGLDALIERHGLVPAARHRALADADLLWQFWRLLHDIVPLERLRDQIARTTRHFRLGGDLTEAWLDTAPPGCGAYALFGEEDVPLYVGRSVRVRQRLRALLMGERRSSKEMRLAQQVRRVEWRETGNELGAMLAEAQWIARLRPSYNRRLAADARAGVAPWPFEGAVAFEASGERSLFHVIDGWRYLGAAESLDAAAQLAADGTDGVFEPFTHRLLQTHLARGLQLIPLAALMPAGQAG from the coding sequence ATGTCCGATTCCCCCCGTCCGTCCGATCCCGCCAGCGAACAGCCGCTCGTTTTCGTCGACCTTGAAACCACTGGTGGCTCGCCCGCCGAACACCGCATCACCGAGATCGGCGTGGTCGAAATCGGCCCGTTCGGCGTGTCGACGTGGACGACGCTCGTCGATCCGGGGCAGCCGATTCCGCCGTTCATCCAGCAACTGACGGGCATTTCGGACGAGATGGTGCGCGATGCGCCGTCATTTGCGTCGCTGGCGCCGGCGTTGTTCGAGCGGCTCGACGGCAAGCTTTTCGTCGCGCACAACGCGAACTTCGACCGCGGCTTCCTGCGGGCCGAATTCGAGCGCGCCGGCTTCACGTTCAATCCCGATGTGCTGTGTACGGTGCGGCTGTCGAAGGCGCTGTTTCCGCGTGAGTCGCGGCACGGCCTCGACGCGTTGATCGAGCGCCACGGCCTCGTGCCGGCTGCCCGCCATCGGGCGCTGGCGGATGCCGACCTGCTGTGGCAGTTCTGGCGCCTGTTGCACGATATCGTGCCGCTCGAGCGGCTGCGTGACCAGATCGCGCGCACGACGCGCCACTTCCGTCTGGGCGGCGACCTGACCGAAGCCTGGCTCGATACCGCGCCACCCGGCTGCGGTGCGTACGCACTGTTCGGGGAGGAGGATGTGCCGCTGTATGTTGGCCGCAGCGTGCGTGTGCGGCAGCGGCTGCGTGCGCTACTGATGGGCGAGCGCCGTTCGTCGAAGGAAATGCGACTGGCGCAGCAGGTGCGGCGGGTCGAATGGCGCGAGACCGGCAACGAGTTGGGGGCGATGCTGGCCGAAGCGCAATGGATTGCCCGGCTGCGACCGTCATACAACCGGCGCCTCGCGGCCGACGCCCGTGCCGGCGTTGCGCCCTGGCCGTTCGAAGGTGCGGTCGCATTCGAGGCGAGCGGCGAGCGCAGCCTGTTTCACGTGATCGACGGCTGGCGCTATCTCGGCGCGGCGGAGTCGCTCGACGCGGCCGCGCAACTCGCGGCCGACGGGACGGACGGTGTGTTCGAACCCTTTACCCATCGTCTGCTGCAGACGCATCTCGCACGCGGCCTGCAGCTGATTCCGCTCGCCGCGCTCATGCCTGCGGGGCAGGCGGGTTAA